One Deinococcus grandis DNA window includes the following coding sequences:
- a CDS encoding VWA domain-containing protein, producing MTTEERTRRWRLVLGGGDADGLAAQEGTEVPLTLEDRRMDAALAGLYDPPEGERRGGLGGSAPRVARWLADLREFFPSDVVRVMQADAIERLDLQQLLFEPEMLDGVEPDVHLVATLVSLKGVMPPSARDAARSVVRRVVDDLTRRLEEPTRAAVTGSLSRAQRTRRPKAAEIDWPGTIRANLRTYRPELGTLVPERLIGHGRRRRSLRDVVLCVDQSGSMAGSVVYAGVFGAVLASLPALSTRVVAFDTAVADLTEHLGDPVELLYGLQLGGGTDINRALAYCQGVIERPEQTVLVLLSDLFEGGNEREMLARARALRESGVLVVALLALSDDGAPSFDHGVARALASLDIPAFACTPDHFPGLLAAALRGDDPGAWAGDQGLVVRGSGVG from the coding sequence ATGACCACAGAGGAACGCACGCGCCGCTGGCGGCTGGTGCTGGGCGGCGGGGACGCCGACGGGCTGGCCGCGCAGGAGGGGACCGAGGTGCCCCTCACGCTGGAGGACCGCCGGATGGACGCCGCGCTGGCCGGGCTGTACGACCCGCCCGAGGGCGAGCGGCGGGGTGGGCTGGGGGGGAGTGCGCCGCGCGTGGCGCGCTGGCTGGCGGACCTGCGCGAGTTCTTCCCGTCCGACGTGGTGCGCGTGATGCAGGCGGACGCGATCGAGCGGCTGGACCTGCAGCAGCTGCTGTTCGAGCCGGAGATGCTGGACGGCGTGGAGCCGGACGTGCATCTGGTGGCGACGCTGGTGTCCCTGAAGGGCGTGATGCCGCCGTCGGCGCGGGACGCGGCCCGTTCGGTGGTGCGGCGCGTGGTGGACGACCTGACGCGCCGCCTGGAGGAACCGACCCGCGCGGCGGTGACCGGGAGTCTCAGTCGCGCGCAGCGGACGCGCCGTCCGAAGGCCGCGGAGATCGACTGGCCGGGCACGATCCGCGCGAACCTGCGCACGTACCGGCCGGAACTGGGCACCCTCGTCCCTGAGCGGCTCATTGGGCATGGTCGGCGGCGGCGGAGCCTGCGGGACGTGGTGCTGTGCGTGGACCAGTCGGGCAGCATGGCGGGCAGCGTCGTGTACGCCGGGGTGTTCGGCGCGGTCCTGGCGAGCCTCCCGGCGCTGAGCACGCGCGTGGTGGCGTTCGACACGGCGGTCGCGGACCTGACCGAGCACCTGGGCGACCCGGTGGAGTTGCTGTACGGGCTGCAACTGGGCGGCGGGACGGATATCAACCGGGCGCTGGCGTACTGCCAGGGCGTGATCGAGCGGCCCGAGCAGACGGTCCTCGTGCTGCTCAGCGACCTGTTCGAGGGCGGTAACGAACGCGAGATGCTCGCCCGGGCCCGCGCGCTGCGCGAGAGCGGCGTGCTGGTCGTGGCGCTGCTGGCCCTGTCGGACGACGGCGCGCCCAGCTTCGATCACGGCGTGGCGCGCGCCCTGGCGAGCCTGGACATCCCGGCGTTCGCGTGCACGCCGGATCACTTCCCGGGCCTGCTGGCCGCCGCGCTGCGCGGGGACGATCCGGGCGCGTGGGCGGGCGATCAGGGACTTGTGGTCCGGGGGAGCGGCGTAGGGTAA
- a CDS encoding DUF5682 family protein: MIDSISIFPIRHHGPGSARSLEHALSQLNPDVVLVEGPSDADSVLPFLAQVDMTPPVALLGYVNDDPSRAAFWPFAVFSPEFVALRWAARAGVAARFVDLPAGVVLAGERDGPEDELRDDPLGVLAQAAGFADFERWWESLVEARLSPSPLVGAGGVGGPPGEAAFDVFAAVNEAMRAVRADALAPVGREAQREAFMRQGIRAALKEGFARVAVVCGAWHAPALDVTAFPVKGDAALLKGLPKVKVTLTWVPWTHGRLSVASGYGAGVRSPGYYEHLFTSRGAVAERWFARVARLLRAERLEASSASVIEATRLANALAALRGRALPGLEELNEAALSVFGWDGDLPLRLIEERLVVGEALGAVPDGVLTVPLARDVARQQKSLRLKVLPEKLDLELDLRSDNDLARSVLFHRLNLLGVPWAKPRGSGGLGTFREGWQVRWRPEFSVRLVEASRLGQTVRDAATASALEAARGAGTLAELTGLLEVLRLADLPGALPVTLAALDERSALGADVPDVLRALPPLARLARYGDVRGRGAAGAGGGEVAPLETFRALLTRAAVGLPLAGVGLGDDAAAGVRDAVRGADAAARLLDDPDVTGEWRAALRRAADRVDAHPLLLGDALRRLRDAGVLDAGQVEARLGLALSDPSPLAVTAWLDGFLGDTGALLVHDAGLLALVDGWLSALDAEVFQSVLPLLRRVFARFEAPERRAIGEAVRGGTPASRLAPVAVDDARAARVVPVVLGLLGVSRE; the protein is encoded by the coding sequence ATGATTGATTCGATTTCCATTTTCCCTATCCGTCATCATGGCCCCGGTTCGGCGCGCAGTCTTGAGCATGCGCTGTCGCAGCTCAATCCGGATGTGGTGCTGGTGGAGGGGCCGTCGGATGCGGATTCCGTGCTGCCGTTCCTGGCGCAGGTGGACATGACGCCGCCCGTGGCGCTGCTGGGGTACGTGAATGATGATCCTTCTCGCGCGGCGTTCTGGCCGTTCGCGGTGTTCAGTCCGGAGTTCGTGGCGTTGCGGTGGGCGGCGCGGGCGGGGGTGGCGGCGCGGTTCGTGGATCTTCCGGCGGGGGTGGTGCTGGCCGGGGAGCGGGACGGGCCGGAGGATGAGTTGCGGGATGATCCGCTGGGGGTGCTGGCGCAGGCGGCGGGTTTCGCGGATTTCGAGCGGTGGTGGGAGTCGCTGGTGGAGGCTCGTCTTTCTCCCTCCCCCCTGGTGGGGGCGGGTGGGGTGGGGGGGCCGCCGGGTGAGGCGGCGTTCGATGTGTTCGCGGCGGTGAATGAGGCGATGCGGGCGGTGCGGGCGGACGCGCTGGCTCCGGTGGGTCGGGAGGCGCAGCGGGAGGCGTTCATGCGGCAGGGCATCCGCGCGGCGTTGAAGGAGGGTTTTGCGCGGGTGGCGGTGGTGTGCGGGGCGTGGCATGCGCCCGCGCTGGACGTGACGGCGTTCCCGGTGAAGGGGGACGCGGCGCTATTGAAGGGCCTGCCGAAGGTGAAGGTGACGCTGACGTGGGTGCCGTGGACGCATGGTCGTCTGAGCGTGGCGAGCGGGTACGGGGCGGGCGTGCGCTCGCCGGGGTACTACGAGCACCTGTTCACGTCGCGCGGCGCGGTCGCGGAGCGGTGGTTCGCGCGGGTGGCGCGGCTGTTGCGCGCGGAGCGGCTGGAGGCGAGCAGCGCGTCGGTGATCGAGGCGACGCGGCTGGCGAACGCGCTGGCGGCGTTGCGGGGCCGGGCGCTGCCGGGCCTGGAGGAGTTGAACGAGGCGGCGCTGAGCGTGTTCGGCTGGGACGGGGACCTGCCCCTGCGGCTGATCGAGGAGCGGCTGGTGGTCGGGGAGGCGCTGGGCGCGGTGCCGGACGGGGTGCTGACGGTGCCGCTGGCGCGGGACGTGGCGCGGCAGCAGAAGAGTTTGCGCTTGAAGGTGCTGCCGGAGAAGCTGGACCTGGAGCTGGACCTGCGTTCGGACAACGATCTGGCGCGCAGCGTGCTGTTTCATCGCCTGAACCTGCTGGGCGTGCCGTGGGCGAAACCGCGTGGGTCGGGTGGCCTGGGCACGTTCCGGGAGGGGTGGCAGGTGCGCTGGCGGCCGGAGTTCAGCGTGCGGCTGGTCGAGGCGAGTCGGCTGGGGCAGACGGTGCGGGACGCGGCGACGGCGTCCGCGCTGGAGGCCGCGCGGGGCGCGGGGACGCTGGCGGAACTGACGGGGCTGCTGGAGGTGCTGCGCCTCGCGGACCTGCCGGGTGCGTTGCCGGTGACGCTCGCGGCGCTGGACGAGCGGTCGGCGCTGGGCGCGGACGTGCCGGACGTGCTGCGGGCGCTGCCGCCCCTGGCGCGACTGGCCCGGTATGGGGACGTGCGTGGGCGCGGCGCGGCGGGCGCGGGTGGGGGAGAGGTGGCGCCGCTGGAGACGTTCCGGGCGCTGCTGACCCGCGCGGCGGTGGGCCTGCCGCTGGCCGGGGTGGGCCTGGGGGACGACGCGGCTGCCGGGGTGCGGGACGCGGTGCGGGGGGCGGACGCGGCCGCGCGCCTGCTGGACGACCCGGACGTGACCGGGGAGTGGCGTGCGGCCCTGCGGCGGGCGGCGGACCGGGTGGACGCGCATCCGCTGCTGCTGGGGGACGCGCTGCGCCGCCTGCGGGACGCGGGCGTGCTGGACGCCGGTCAGGTCGAGGCGCGGCTGGGTCTGGCCCTGAGTGACCCGTCGCCGCTGGCGGTCACGGCGTGGCTGGACGGGTTTCTGGGGGACACCGGGGCGCTGCTGGTGCACGACGCGGGCCTGCTGGCGCTGGTGGACGGCTGGCTGTCGGCCCTGGACGCGGAGGTGTTCCAGAGTGTGCTGCCGCTGCTGCGCCGGGTGTTCGCGCGCTTCGAGGCGCCGGAACGCCGCGCGATCGGCGAGGCGGTGCGCGGGGGGACGCCCGCGTCGCGTCTGGCGCCGGTCGCGGTGGATGACGCGCGGGCGGCGCGGGTCGTTCCGGTCGTGCTGGGGCTGCTGGGGGTATCCCGGGAATGA
- a CDS encoding polysaccharide deacetylase family protein: MLTSRLRALLLPMALISGAACSHAQARPMVLVYHQVGAGSGASLGIAPQALRQRVETLRRLGYRFVTSSEAARAAPQEKVAVIQFDDGFESVYRLAFPVLRDLGVPGTAYVIWSRLDQPGSLSRAQVRELRAAGWEIGTHSHRHAALADLAPAGLRRELSVPDGEAARCVAYPLNRHDARVRRAASEQGLSCGVAGGPPALGRPDPLALPAPAITPWDDTLLPLRARWGLDARAPLLLAGVTEPALDTLLGQGAGEAPAVEPPLTWNPAHYELLGNGLISVAWRGERETRLAWREGRWSVNAAARRGVGRVDGAYTGGSVAFNVAPVTLAAGWDGSGPLLGGALALGGYGEVWARTSRLNGAWTWGAGLTVIPVDYVQVSAARDVTGTQLGLRAALPWQDGEGRPLRLGGGYRWGEGAGPFAELEYRVGSYSLTAEVSGAGRFGVKFTSVW, encoded by the coding sequence ATGCTGACGTCCCGCCTGCGCGCGCTGCTGCTCCCCATGGCCCTGATCTCCGGCGCGGCGTGTTCCCACGCCCAGGCGCGTCCCATGGTGCTCGTGTACCACCAGGTCGGGGCGGGCAGTGGGGCGTCGCTGGGCATCGCGCCGCAGGCCCTGCGGCAGCGGGTCGAGACCCTGCGCCGCCTCGGGTACCGCTTCGTGACCTCCAGCGAGGCCGCGCGCGCCGCCCCGCAGGAGAAGGTGGCCGTCATCCAGTTCGACGACGGCTTCGAGAGCGTGTACCGGCTGGCCTTCCCGGTGCTGCGTGACCTGGGGGTGCCCGGCACGGCGTACGTGATCTGGTCGCGGCTGGATCAGCCGGGCAGCCTGAGCCGCGCGCAGGTGCGTGAACTGCGCGCCGCCGGGTGGGAGATTGGCACGCACTCGCACCGGCACGCGGCGCTGGCCGACCTCGCCCCGGCGGGCCTGCGCCGCGAGCTGAGCGTCCCGGACGGCGAGGCGGCCCGCTGCGTCGCGTACCCGCTGAACCGCCACGACGCGCGGGTACGTCGCGCCGCGAGCGAGCAGGGGCTCTCGTGCGGCGTGGCCGGGGGGCCGCCCGCGCTGGGCCGCCCGGATCCGCTGGCGCTGCCCGCACCGGCCATCACGCCCTGGGACGACACGCTGCTGCCGCTGCGGGCCCGCTGGGGGCTGGACGCCCGCGCGCCGCTGCTGCTGGCCGGGGTGACCGAGCCTGCGCTCGACACCCTGCTGGGTCAGGGGGCGGGCGAGGCCCCGGCGGTCGAGCCGCCCCTGACCTGGAACCCGGCGCATTACGAACTGCTGGGCAACGGGCTGATCAGCGTCGCGTGGCGCGGCGAGCGTGAGACGCGGCTGGCGTGGCGCGAGGGCCGCTGGAGTGTGAACGCCGCCGCGCGCCGCGGGGTGGGCCGCGTGGACGGCGCGTACACCGGGGGCAGCGTGGCGTTCAACGTCGCGCCGGTCACGCTGGCGGCCGGGTGGGACGGCAGCGGGCCGCTGCTGGGCGGCGCGCTGGCGCTGGGCGGGTACGGGGAGGTCTGGGCGCGGACCAGTCGCCTGAACGGCGCGTGGACCTGGGGGGCGGGTCTGACCGTCATTCCGGTGGATTACGTGCAGGTCAGTGCCGCGCGGGACGTGACCGGCACGCAGCTGGGCCTGCGGGCCGCGCTGCCCTGGCAGGACGGCGAGGGCCGCCCGCTGCGGCTGGGGGGCGGGTACCGCTGGGGCGAGGGGGCCGGGCCGTTCGCGGAGCTGGAGTACCGGGTGGGCAGTTACAGCCTCACCGCCGAGGTGAGCGGCGCGGGCCGGTTCGGCGTGAAGTTCACGTCCGTCTGGTAA
- a CDS encoding putative bifunctional diguanylate cyclase/phosphodiesterase, with the protein MDHPALPVPATRADVDRLNDEADAVLMTSMQRSRELAGEALTLASRLAYEAGEARARMLCGYGHYFLSEYPEALRLFDQSEALAARIGALATQTRAVNGQAIILVTQGQYGAGMDRHLHCLQLGQASGDRVAQARSLNNIGNLYLDLRDFDTALAYHQDALALARDLGHDLMVSSASINAALDFTYLGRFAEALALNRATLAGAQARGYRQHEFLLRANMAASLLGLDRPAEALAEAGRAVRGSEDLGDRENLCDALVMQGRALRALRDPQARAVLERAAALADELGVSFRQTEAHQELSGLLEAHGDAVGALRHARLAAELDREALTEALRRRTEVTAAQIKLEQVSHRAEQERRRSAELTTANVALQEAQAQLAHQARHDALTGLINRAAFEAELHVSVQGSAPVGVLFIDLDHFKQVNDTLGHDMGDVLLVQVAERLRRAVRDGDLVARQGGDEFTVLLRGVRSHEEAELAAGRLLRSLSAPVVLAGREWTVTASIGVAVFPEDGRDVRTLQKNADLAMYEAKQDRHAVRRFHADLSAAALERVELEQALRAALDRAEFCLHYQPIVDAATGEVRALEALVRWRHPQLGLVPPGRFIPLMEGTDLIVPLGAWVLREAARQLQVWRRERPTLRVSVNVAPRQLAQPGFAEVVQAALDEFGLDPQALILEVTEGAVLGQDGEAHVSRVAELGLPLALDDFGTGYSSISRLHRLPARWLKIDRSLIQDQDAPPPARSSRPIVRALITFAHEAGVQVVAEGVERPEQWRDLREWGCDLIQGYFVSRPAAPDDLVWGPWPLSSIQAD; encoded by the coding sequence GTGGATCACCCTGCCCTGCCCGTGCCCGCCACCCGCGCCGACGTGGACCGCCTGAACGACGAGGCGGACGCGGTGCTCATGACGTCCATGCAGCGGTCGCGGGAACTGGCCGGTGAGGCCCTGACGCTCGCCTCTCGCCTCGCGTACGAGGCCGGGGAGGCCCGAGCGCGGATGCTGTGCGGGTACGGGCACTACTTCCTGTCCGAGTACCCCGAGGCGCTGCGGCTGTTCGATCAGAGCGAGGCGCTCGCCGCGCGGATCGGGGCGCTCGCCACGCAGACGCGCGCCGTGAACGGTCAGGCGATCATCCTGGTCACGCAGGGGCAGTACGGGGCGGGCATGGACCGGCACCTGCACTGCCTGCAGCTGGGGCAGGCGAGCGGGGACCGGGTGGCGCAGGCGCGGTCCCTGAACAACATCGGGAACCTGTACCTGGACCTGCGGGATTTCGACACGGCGCTCGCGTACCATCAGGACGCTCTGGCGCTGGCCCGCGACCTCGGGCATGACCTGATGGTGTCCAGCGCGTCCATCAATGCCGCGCTGGATTTCACTTATCTGGGCCGGTTCGCGGAGGCGCTGGCGCTGAACCGCGCGACGCTGGCGGGCGCGCAGGCGCGCGGGTACCGGCAGCACGAGTTCCTGCTGCGCGCGAACATGGCCGCGAGCCTGCTGGGCCTGGACCGCCCGGCCGAGGCGCTCGCGGAGGCCGGACGGGCGGTGCGCGGCAGCGAGGATCTCGGGGACCGGGAGAACCTGTGCGACGCGCTGGTGATGCAGGGCCGGGCGCTGCGGGCCCTGCGTGACCCGCAGGCCCGCGCGGTGCTGGAGCGCGCCGCGGCCCTCGCGGACGAGCTGGGCGTGAGTTTCCGGCAGACCGAGGCGCACCAGGAACTCTCGGGGCTGCTGGAAGCGCACGGGGACGCCGTGGGGGCGCTGCGGCACGCGCGGCTCGCCGCCGAGCTGGACCGCGAGGCGCTGACCGAGGCGCTGCGGCGCCGCACGGAGGTCACGGCGGCGCAGATCAAGCTGGAGCAGGTGTCGCACCGGGCCGAGCAGGAACGGCGGCGCAGCGCCGAGCTGACCACCGCGAACGTGGCGCTGCAGGAGGCCCAGGCGCAGCTGGCGCATCAGGCGCGGCACGACGCGCTGACGGGTCTGATCAATCGCGCGGCGTTCGAGGCGGAACTGCACGTGTCGGTGCAGGGCAGCGCGCCGGTGGGGGTGCTGTTCATCGACCTGGATCACTTCAAGCAGGTGAACGACACGCTGGGGCACGACATGGGGGACGTGCTGCTGGTGCAGGTGGCCGAGCGGTTGCGGCGCGCGGTGCGCGACGGGGACCTCGTGGCGCGGCAGGGCGGGGACGAGTTCACGGTGCTGCTGCGCGGCGTGCGCTCGCACGAGGAGGCGGAACTGGCGGCCGGGCGGCTGCTGCGTTCACTGTCGGCGCCGGTGGTGCTGGCGGGGCGCGAGTGGACGGTCACGGCGTCCATCGGGGTGGCGGTCTTCCCGGAGGACGGGCGGGACGTGCGGACGCTGCAGAAGAACGCGGACCTCGCGATGTACGAGGCCAAGCAGGACCGGCACGCGGTGCGGCGCTTCCACGCGGACCTGAGTGCCGCGGCGCTGGAGCGCGTGGAGCTGGAGCAGGCGCTGCGGGCGGCGCTGGACCGCGCGGAGTTCTGCCTGCACTACCAGCCGATCGTGGACGCCGCGACGGGTGAGGTGCGGGCGCTGGAGGCGCTGGTGCGCTGGCGGCACCCGCAGCTGGGGCTGGTCCCGCCCGGGCGGTTCATTCCGCTCATGGAGGGCACGGACCTGATCGTGCCGCTGGGTGCGTGGGTGCTGCGCGAGGCCGCGCGGCAGTTGCAGGTGTGGCGCCGCGAGCGGCCCACGCTGCGTGTGTCGGTGAACGTCGCGCCGCGTCAGCTGGCGCAGCCGGGTTTCGCGGAGGTGGTGCAGGCGGCGCTGGACGAGTTCGGCCTGGACCCGCAGGCCCTGATCCTGGAGGTGACCGAGGGCGCGGTGCTCGGCCAGGACGGCGAGGCGCACGTGTCGCGCGTGGCGGAACTGGGCCTGCCGCTCGCGCTGGACGATTTCGGTACCGGGTACTCCAGCATCAGTCGCCTGCACCGCCTCCCGGCCCGCTGGCTGAAGATCGACCGGTCGCTGATTCAGGATCAGGACGCCCCGCCGCCCGCGCGGTCGTCCCGGCCGATCGTGCGGGCGCTGATCACCTTCGCCCACGAGGCCGGGGTGCAGGTCGTCGCCGAGGGTGTCGAGCGGCCCGAGCAGTGGCGGGACCTGCGCGAATGGGGCTGCGACCTGATCCAGGGGTACTTCGTGTCCCGCCCGGCCGCCCCGGACGATCTGGTGTGGGGGCCCTGGCCGCTATCGTCAATCCAGGCGGACTGA
- a CDS encoding ATP-binding protein has protein sequence MTTPDATVLRQHAEQQYAHELAALAAHDTRPRPPRWNLSPHAVLTYLLGGTLPDGTEITAKYVGERRLMEIAVATLATDRALLLLGVPGTAKSWVSEHLTAAISGDSTLLIQGTAGTAEDTLRYGWNYARLLAEGPSPAALVESPILRAMRDGKIARLEELTRVQSDVQDTLITILSEKTLPVPELNTEIQAVQGFNLIATANTRDRGVNDLSSALKRRFNTVILPVPDTLDDEVRIVTQRAQALSAALQIPAQPPALEEVRRIVTVFRELRSGTTEDGKTRLKTPSGSLSTAEAISVVGQSLSLAAHFGTGTLTPHDIAASLIGAIIKDPTQDALIWREYLETVTKKRDDWKDFYKACRAVS, from the coding sequence ATGACCACCCCTGATGCCACCGTCCTGCGCCAGCACGCCGAACAGCAGTACGCGCACGAACTCGCCGCGCTCGCCGCGCACGACACCCGCCCCCGCCCGCCCCGCTGGAACCTCAGCCCGCATGCGGTGCTCACGTACCTGCTCGGCGGTACCCTGCCCGACGGGACCGAGATCACCGCCAAGTACGTCGGGGAGCGCCGCCTCATGGAGATCGCCGTCGCCACGCTCGCCACCGACCGCGCCCTCCTGCTACTCGGCGTGCCCGGCACCGCCAAGAGCTGGGTCAGCGAACACCTCACCGCGGCCATCAGCGGCGACAGCACCCTCCTCATCCAGGGCACCGCGGGCACCGCCGAGGACACCCTCCGCTACGGCTGGAACTACGCCCGCCTCCTCGCCGAAGGGCCCAGCCCCGCCGCCCTCGTCGAAAGCCCGATCCTGCGCGCCATGCGGGATGGCAAGATCGCCCGCCTCGAAGAACTCACCCGCGTGCAGAGCGACGTGCAGGACACCCTCATCACCATCCTGAGCGAAAAGACCCTCCCCGTTCCCGAACTCAACACCGAAATCCAGGCTGTCCAGGGCTTCAACCTCATCGCCACCGCCAACACCCGCGACCGCGGCGTCAACGACCTCTCAAGCGCCCTCAAACGCCGCTTCAACACCGTCATCCTCCCCGTCCCCGACACCCTCGACGACGAAGTCCGCATCGTCACCCAGCGCGCCCAGGCCCTCAGCGCCGCCCTCCAGATCCCCGCCCAGCCCCCCGCCCTCGAAGAAGTCCGCCGGATCGTCACCGTCTTCCGCGAACTCCGCTCCGGCACCACCGAAGACGGCAAAACCCGCCTCAAAACCCCCAGCGGCAGCCTCAGCACCGCCGAAGCCATCAGCGTCGTAGGCCAGAGCCTCAGCCTCGCCGCGCACTTCGGCACCGGGACGCTGACCCCCCACGACATCGCCGCCAGCCTCATCGGCGCCATCATCAAAGACCCCACCCAGGACGCCCTCATCTGGCGTGAATACCTCGAAACCGTCACCAAAAAACGCGACGACTGGAAAGATTTTTATAAGGCCTGCCGGGCGGTGAGCTGA
- a CDS encoding DUF5691 domain-containing protein, translating to MTMGSDLPALLSAALIGTERAPLPTPGPDTTGQAAARVTRDDPAGTLLARAALLTLAATAGRQPDPPAPAPIPAPTDPRPEAPARAARHLPHLGGPLLHEWLTLCHTHGSRAPALYLPRLLSLATQDRSLRVPLARVLGERGRWLAPHAGHPALAHADAPDEPTWAALSDTDRDTLHRVLRDLNPDAARYLLRTHFDTERAASRKRLLSAVLDTLNDDDHTLEPLLEGALDDRSPDVQTLARQVLQRLPRSALNARLAEALHDPGTPPSPRDGLSGGPQARLGHVLRHAHPDALLHATPDGPPALITLARDHHLLDDLIAGTLTHRHQPLAQALLPHAPTPALRALADPHRTLQSGLHDRDPDLAALAHHPTPWTPDDSHAILTLLQDTLRHVDHPYQWPQRWRTLHDHAWHLHPDTRPPAPLPPDAPHHAQSVWHDLTSTLDTRRQIRHDFKEHP from the coding sequence ATGACGATGGGTTCTGACCTCCCGGCCCTGCTGAGCGCCGCGCTGATCGGCACCGAACGCGCCCCCCTGCCCACCCCCGGCCCCGACACCACTGGACAGGCCGCCGCGCGCGTCACCCGCGACGACCCGGCAGGCACCCTGCTGGCCCGCGCCGCGCTGCTGACCCTCGCCGCGACCGCCGGACGGCAACCCGACCCGCCCGCCCCGGCCCCCATCCCCGCCCCCACCGACCCGCGCCCGGAAGCCCCGGCCCGCGCCGCGCGGCACCTCCCGCACCTGGGCGGCCCCCTGCTGCACGAGTGGCTGACCCTGTGCCACACGCACGGCTCCCGCGCCCCGGCGCTGTACCTGCCGCGCCTGCTGAGCCTCGCCACGCAGGACCGCAGCCTGCGCGTCCCCCTGGCCCGCGTGCTCGGCGAGCGGGGCCGCTGGCTCGCGCCGCACGCCGGTCACCCAGCCCTGGCGCACGCCGACGCCCCCGACGAACCCACCTGGGCCGCGCTGAGCGACACCGACCGCGACACCCTGCACCGCGTCCTGCGCGACCTCAACCCCGACGCCGCCCGCTACCTGCTGCGCACGCATTTCGACACGGAACGCGCCGCCAGCCGCAAACGCCTCCTGAGCGCCGTGCTGGACACCCTGAATGACGACGACCACACCCTCGAACCCCTGCTGGAGGGTGCCCTGGACGACCGCAGCCCCGACGTGCAGACCCTCGCCCGGCAGGTCCTCCAGCGACTCCCGCGCAGCGCTCTGAACGCCCGACTGGCCGAGGCGCTGCACGACCCCGGCACGCCCCCCAGCCCCCGCGACGGCCTGAGCGGCGGCCCCCAGGCCCGACTCGGCCACGTCCTGCGGCACGCCCACCCGGACGCGCTGCTGCACGCCACGCCCGACGGCCCCCCAGCCCTGATCACCCTGGCGCGCGACCACCACCTGCTCGACGACCTCATCGCGGGCACCCTCACGCACCGGCACCAGCCCCTCGCCCAGGCGCTCCTCCCGCACGCGCCCACCCCCGCCCTGCGCGCCCTCGCCGACCCACACCGCACCCTCCAGAGCGGCCTGCACGACCGCGACCCCGACCTCGCCGCCCTCGCGCACCACCCCACCCCCTGGACGCCCGACGACAGCCACGCCATCCTCACCCTCCTCCAGGACACCCTCCGCCACGTCGACCACCCCTACCAGTGGCCGCAACGCTGGCGCACCCTGCACGACCACGCCTGGCACCTCCACCCCGACACCAGGCCCCCCGCACCCCTGCCACCCGACGCCCCCCACCACGCCCAGAGCGTCTGGCACGACCTGACGAGCACCCTCGACACCCGCAGGCAGATCCGGCACGACTTCAAGGAGCACCCATGA
- a CDS encoding epimerase → MTQRLVVAGGSGFLGRAVARHFTALGWEVVILSRSCPAVPTPGRWVAWDALRQGEWVRELDGASALLNLAGRTVNCRYSAANMLEIYTSRLDSTRALGRALASVDRPPRAWLNSSTATIYRDARDHPQDELGGELGTGFSVDVARRWEAALMEEALPHTRRVALRTAMVYGVGAGGIMETTDRVVRLGAAGAMAGGGQMVSWLHERDFCRAAQFLIDSPPESALEGPVNVTAPQPLPNAAFLRAYRDAWGVPFGVPSTAALIGLGAAVMDSEAELLLKSRWVVPTRLLDAGFTFEHPAWPQAIRNLVAQARREGHAGH, encoded by the coding sequence ATGACGCAGCGTCTGGTGGTCGCGGGTGGCAGCGGGTTCCTGGGTCGGGCGGTGGCGCGGCACTTCACGGCGCTGGGGTGGGAGGTCGTGATCCTGTCGCGGTCCTGCCCGGCCGTGCCCACTCCCGGGCGCTGGGTGGCGTGGGACGCGCTGCGGCAGGGCGAGTGGGTGCGGGAACTGGACGGTGCGTCGGCCCTGCTGAACCTGGCGGGGCGCACCGTGAACTGCCGGTACAGCGCGGCGAACATGCTGGAGATCTACACGTCCCGCCTGGACAGCACCCGCGCGCTGGGCCGCGCCCTGGCCAGCGTGGACCGCCCGCCGCGCGCATGGCTGAACAGTTCCACGGCGACCATCTACCGGGACGCCCGCGACCACCCGCAGGACGAGCTGGGCGGGGAGCTGGGCACGGGCTTCAGCGTGGATGTCGCCCGCCGCTGGGAGGCCGCGCTGATGGAGGAAGCCCTGCCGCACACGCGGCGCGTGGCGCTGCGCACCGCGATGGTGTACGGCGTGGGCGCCGGGGGCATCATGGAGACGACCGACCGCGTGGTGCGGCTGGGCGCGGCGGGCGCCATGGCCGGTGGGGGGCAGATGGTGTCGTGGCTTCACGAGCGGGACTTCTGCCGCGCCGCGCAGTTCCTGATCGACTCGCCGCCCGAATCGGCGCTCGAAGGACCGGTGAACGTCACCGCGCCGCAGCCCCTCCCGAACGCCGCGTTCCTGCGCGCGTACCGCGACGCGTGGGGCGTGCCCTTCGGCGTGCCGTCCACCGCCGCGCTGATCGGCCTGGGCGCCGCCGTGATGGACTCGGAGGCGGAACTGCTCCTCAAGAGCCGCTGGGTGGTGCCCACGCGCCTGCTGGACGCGGGCTTCACCTTCGAGCACCCCGCGTGGCCGCAGGCGATCCGGAATCTGGTCGCGCAGGCCCGCCGGGAGGGGCACGCCGGACACTGA